A region of Moorena producens PAL-8-15-08-1 DNA encodes the following proteins:
- a CDS encoding GNAT family N-acetyltransferase, which translates to MDYRHIQFCDRKSQIDYYQLKQLFHLGAFWAKDRKIEDWQVAIANSNPVISVWDNQKLIGLARATSDGIYRGTIWDVVIHPDYRGAGLGRKLVETVLSHPQMSRVERVYLMTTHQQSFYERIGFEVNSSTTMVLYNQPLVTPVPSKALQSQESPGV; encoded by the coding sequence ATGGATTACCGCCATATTCAGTTTTGCGATCGCAAATCTCAAATCGACTATTACCAGCTAAAACAATTGTTTCATCTAGGTGCTTTTTGGGCAAAAGACCGAAAAATCGAGGATTGGCAAGTTGCGATCGCTAACAGTAATCCTGTCATCAGCGTTTGGGATAACCAGAAGCTGATTGGATTAGCTAGAGCTACCTCTGACGGAATTTATCGGGGAACCATTTGGGATGTCGTTATCCATCCAGACTATCGAGGAGCTGGGCTAGGGCGTAAGCTAGTGGAAACTGTACTCTCTCATCCTCAGATGAGCCGAGTAGAGAGAGTTTATTTGATGACCACCCATCAACAAAGTTTTTACGAACGCATTGGTTTTGAGGTGAACTCCAGTACCACAATGGTATTGTACAATCAGCCTCTAGTTACTCCAGTGCCTAGTAAGGCTCTACAATCTCAGGAATCCCCTGGGGTATAG